The following are encoded in a window of Podospora pseudoanserina strain CBS 124.78 chromosome 6, whole genome shotgun sequence genomic DNA:
- a CDS encoding hypothetical protein (EggNog:ENOG503PERK), translating to MSSMQAAYFSPDKPEPIKKIIMGWVKEISAGLRRETFVYNDLRRVDLNIYGNAGPTQPWHLFEFKCKTPTQNTIEVLRGLLDDWDKLEDVVIGKDHARLWAVGFWVDDDMGKPNDNRLAN from the exons ATGTCTTCCATGCAGGCAGCCTACTTCAGCCCGGACAAGCCAGAACCCATCAAAAAGATCATTATGGGTTGGGTGAAAGAGATCA GCGCCGGACTGAGACGCGAGACGTTCGTCTACAATGACCTGAGGCGTGTGGATTTGAACATCTATGGTAACGCTGGTCCAACTCAGCCCTGGCACCTTTTCGAGTTCAAGTGCAAGACTCCCACTCAGAACACAATTGAAGTTCTCAGAGGTCTGCTAGATGATTGGGACAAACTGGAGGATGTTGTGATTGGCAAAGATCATGCGAGGCTCTGGGCTGTCGGGTTctgggtggatgatgatatggGCAAACCCAACGACAATCGCCTTGCAAACTAG